From Rudanella lutea DSM 19387, a single genomic window includes:
- a CDS encoding DinB family protein: protein MWPNQHYTTADSTLEGALSRLTGYIQDVPAQLSALPEETLLDMKPGKWSRKQLLGHLIDSALNNLKRFNEAQFGPEPYTFASYRQNELVVTNHYQNLPLDHLLTLWQALNRQIVHVVSDLPEAARQRKVQVKGSDGPPRTLSWLIEDYVGHMEHHLQKLL from the coding sequence ATGTGGCCAAATCAGCATTATACCACTGCCGACTCAACGCTCGAAGGGGCTCTCTCGCGGCTTACTGGGTATATTCAGGATGTTCCGGCGCAACTCTCGGCTCTGCCCGAAGAAACGCTGCTGGACATGAAACCCGGCAAATGGTCGCGGAAACAACTGCTGGGCCACCTGATCGACTCGGCCCTGAACAACCTGAAACGATTTAATGAGGCTCAGTTTGGGCCGGAGCCGTACACGTTTGCCTCGTACCGGCAAAACGAGCTGGTCGTTACCAACCATTACCAAAACCTCCCGCTCGATCATTTGCTTACGCTTTGGCAGGCCCTGAACCGGCAAATTGTCCACGTTGTCAGCGATTTACCCGAAGCCGCCCGGCAGCGCAAGGTGCAGGTAAAAGGTAGCGATGGCCCTCCACGCACGCTGTCGTGGCTTATTGAAGACTACGTGGGACACATGGAACATCACCTGCAAAAGCTGCTTTAA
- a CDS encoding ATP-grasp domain-containing protein, with protein sequence MKKIGILFGQENTFPQAFVERVNEKQSDFKAEFVFIDRVEQSVPTDYAVIIDRISQDVPFYKAFLKNAALTGTAVINNPFWWAADEKFFNNALAVQLGVPVPKTILLPSKERPDDTNHNSFRNLGHMNWDAIFEHIGFPAFMKPHAGGGWKSVYKVDNPEQMFRAYDETGQLVMLYQEAIDFEDYFRCYCIGGKDVRIMPYEPRNPHHLRYAAEMKTTGDAGKKLLETMKDYVLKLNHALGYDFNTVEFAVRNGVPIAIDFCNPAPDADVNSVGQENFEWVVEAAANMAIERAKRVQAGKDNLTWGTFVRGSVTAGAGPVGVQTPAESSKPTQEAKPKAKKAEAPKADKAAPKKAKK encoded by the coding sequence ATGAAAAAAATAGGCATACTGTTCGGTCAGGAAAACACGTTCCCGCAAGCCTTTGTCGAGCGCGTCAACGAAAAACAAAGCGATTTCAAGGCCGAGTTTGTCTTTATCGACCGCGTGGAGCAAAGCGTCCCGACCGACTACGCCGTTATTATCGACCGCATTTCGCAGGATGTTCCGTTCTACAAGGCGTTCCTGAAAAATGCCGCCCTTACCGGCACGGCCGTTATCAACAACCCGTTCTGGTGGGCCGCCGACGAGAAGTTTTTCAACAATGCCCTGGCCGTTCAGCTGGGTGTTCCGGTACCCAAAACCATTCTGCTGCCCTCCAAAGAGCGCCCCGACGATACGAACCACAACTCGTTCCGTAACCTCGGCCACATGAACTGGGACGCCATTTTCGAGCATATCGGTTTCCCGGCGTTCATGAAACCCCACGCGGGCGGAGGCTGGAAAAGCGTGTACAAGGTAGACAACCCTGAGCAGATGTTCCGGGCTTACGACGAGACCGGGCAACTCGTGATGCTCTATCAGGAAGCCATCGACTTTGAAGACTACTTCCGGTGCTACTGCATTGGCGGCAAAGACGTCCGGATTATGCCCTACGAGCCGCGCAACCCCCATCACCTGCGCTATGCCGCCGAGATGAAAACCACGGGCGATGCGGGCAAGAAGCTCCTCGAAACCATGAAAGACTACGTGCTGAAGCTCAACCACGCCCTCGGGTACGACTTCAACACGGTGGAGTTTGCCGTGCGTAATGGGGTGCCTATCGCCATCGACTTCTGCAACCCTGCTCCCGATGCCGACGTAAACTCGGTGGGTCAGGAAAACTTCGAGTGGGTGGTAGAAGCTGCCGCCAATATGGCTATCGAGCGGGCTAAGCGGGTGCAGGCAGGCAAAGACAACCTCACCTGGGGTACGTTTGTACGGGGCTCAGTAACGGCTGGTGCAGGCCCGGTGGGCGTTCAGACTCCGGCCGAGAGCAGCAAACCCACCCAAGAAGCCAAACCCAAGGCGAAAAAAGCCGAGGCCCCAAAGGCCGATAAAGCCGCCCCTAAGAAGGCGAAAAAGTAA
- a CDS encoding alpha/beta hydrolase, which translates to MADPTPAFSTTSVTVVRDESLYSVPLNRAVQLDIILPPAYNAHAPEPYPVLYLNDGQDLPRLRLAEVLDSLYAQQAVRPFVLVAVHTHADRIQEYGTAAQADYMKRGSKAGLYTDFVLTELLPHIHTHYRVSAAPGQAAFAGFSLGGLSAFDIVFHHPEHFSRAGVFSGSFWWRSKAFSSAYDDDTDRIMHTLVRQGRYTPGTQFWLQTGTLDETSDRNNNGVIDSIDDTLDLIAELEKIGYQREKPGIAGNVRYVEVEGGHHNPETWGAIMPDFLTWAFGR; encoded by the coding sequence ATGGCCGATCCCACCCCGGCATTTTCGACGACTTCAGTGACCGTCGTCCGTGACGAATCGTTGTACTCTGTGCCCCTTAATCGGGCTGTGCAACTCGATATTATTCTGCCCCCTGCCTACAACGCCCACGCCCCCGAACCGTACCCGGTGCTGTACCTCAACGACGGGCAGGACCTCCCCCGGCTGCGGCTTGCCGAGGTGCTCGATTCGCTCTATGCCCAACAGGCCGTCCGGCCGTTTGTGCTGGTGGCCGTCCATACCCATGCCGACCGGATTCAGGAGTACGGCACGGCGGCCCAGGCCGATTACATGAAGCGTGGGAGCAAAGCCGGCTTGTACACCGACTTTGTACTGACCGAGCTGCTGCCCCATATCCATACCCATTACCGGGTAAGCGCAGCACCGGGGCAGGCTGCTTTTGCCGGGTTTTCGCTCGGTGGTTTGTCGGCATTTGACATTGTTTTTCATCACCCCGAACACTTCAGCCGGGCGGGTGTGTTTTCGGGCTCGTTCTGGTGGCGGAGCAAGGCGTTCAGCAGTGCCTACGACGACGATACTGACCGGATTATGCACACCCTGGTGCGGCAGGGACGCTACACCCCCGGCACACAATTCTGGCTGCAAACCGGCACCCTCGACGAAACAAGCGACCGTAACAACAACGGTGTCATCGACTCCATCGACGACACCCTCGACCTGATTGCTGAGCTGGAAAAGATAGGCTACCAACGCGAAAAGCCGGGTATCGCGGGGAATGTGCGCTACGTAGAGGTTGAAGGGGGCCACCATAACCCCGAAACCTGGGGAGCTAT
- a CDS encoding esterase family protein, which produces MLVYGNWGYPILVFPTTMGRFYEASDFKLIDAVSAHINSGRVKLYCIDSVDRDSWYAKHLHPGARIWNHVLYDRFLSEELVPYIQRETNTGKIGVAGCSFGGFQALNFAFRHPDQVGHLFSMGAKFDIRSFMDGYYDDNVYFNNPPDFIPNAHNDEFYKMNIVLGTSEHDFCKGSNFEMAGILGRKNIPHWLDVVPWGEHDWPVWRSMFPRYLNMI; this is translated from the coding sequence ATGCTCGTTTACGGCAACTGGGGGTACCCTATTCTGGTGTTTCCGACCACGATGGGCCGTTTTTACGAAGCGAGCGATTTTAAACTGATCGACGCGGTGAGCGCGCACATCAACTCGGGCCGGGTCAAACTATACTGCATCGACAGCGTTGACCGCGACAGCTGGTATGCCAAACACCTCCACCCCGGTGCCCGCATCTGGAACCACGTGCTGTACGACCGGTTCCTGAGCGAAGAGCTGGTGCCGTACATTCAGCGCGAAACCAACACGGGCAAAATTGGGGTAGCCGGGTGCAGCTTCGGCGGGTTTCAGGCCCTCAACTTCGCGTTCCGGCACCCCGATCAGGTAGGCCACCTCTTTTCGATGGGGGCCAAATTTGACATTCGGTCGTTTATGGATGGATACTACGACGACAACGTCTACTTCAACAACCCGCCCGACTTTATTCCGAACGCCCACAACGACGAGTTTTACAAGATGAACATCGTGCTGGGTACGTCGGAACATGATTTCTGCAAGGGCTCAAATTTCGAAATGGCCGGTATTCTGGGTCGTAAGAACATTCCCCACTGGCTCGACGTAGTGCCCTGGGGTGAGCACGACTGGCCCGTTTGGCGCAGCATGTTTCCGCGCTATCTGAACATGATCTGA